In Dasypus novemcinctus isolate mDasNov1 chromosome 23, mDasNov1.1.hap2, whole genome shotgun sequence, the following proteins share a genomic window:
- the MOGAT3 gene encoding LOW QUALITY PROTEIN: 2-acylglycerol O-acyltransferase 3 (The sequence of the model RefSeq protein was modified relative to this genomic sequence to represent the inferred CDS: inserted 1 base in 1 codon) yields the protein MEHPAGQLPSASCRALPPPSRPAPRRTPYPQPRPPHGQPRSPGPEAGRQSEPGIPGASDPRTCRHPRALTRFLEGGEEGGQGLPRWPQPRHVSSGGLASRRWRGAPGLGDAAAPGRSSTTKPPWRRWLEIAGAFSFVFTFLFLGISFSFLFLSLLFTPFWPLAICSLMWLYLDWDTPKRGGRRFERVQNWTLWKLLRDYFPIKLVKAAELPPNQNHVIGVHPHGIMCAGTFCNFATEGNGISQPFPGIGCMGATMASLYHLLHRDYFLALGHCSVNTESLDFILFQSQSEQAVVIIVRGAQEATYAVPGAPCLILLKCRGFVHLALRHGASLVPMYSFGENNVFKVKAFDQDSWQLLCQMAFKKLTHIAPCLFWGXSFFSANSWGLLPFAKPVTTVVGRPIPVPRCLNPTEEKVSHYHALCLNALEQLSEEHKESCGAPASTHLTFV from the exons ATGGAGCACCCCGCGGGCCAGCTCCCCAGCGCCTCGTGTCGCGCCCTCCCGCCTccttcccgccccgccccccgccgcaccccctacccccagcccCGCCCACCCCACGGCCAGCCCAGATCCCCAGGCCCAGAAGCTGGACGTCAGTCGGAGCCGGGGATACCCGGCGCTTCGGATCCACGGACTTGCCGCCACCCCCGCGCCCTCACACGCTTCTtggaaggaggagaggagggcGGGCAAGGCCTTCCCCGGTGGCCTCAACCTCGCCACGTGTCCTCCGGGGGCCTGGCGTCCCGTCGCTGGAGAGGAGCTCCCGGGCTGGGAGATGCGGCAGCCCCGGGGCGCTCCTCCACCACGAAGCCCCCGTGGAGGCGCTGGCTGGAAATCGCCGGTGCCTTCTCCTTTGTGTTCACGTTCCTTTTCCTGg gcatttccttctcctttctcttcctttctctcctcttcacgcCGTTCTGGCCCCTCGCCATCTGCTCCCTGATGTGGCTTTACCTGGACTGGGACACCCCCAAACGAG GTGGAAGGCGTTTCGAGAGGGTGCAGAACTGGACTTTGTGGAAACTGCTAAGGGACTATTTCCCTATCAAG CTGGTGAAAGCTGCCGAGCTGCCCCCCAACCAGAACCACGTGATCGGTGTGCACCCGCACGGCATCATGTGCGCCGGGACCTTCTGTAACTTCGCCACTGAGGGCAACGGCATTTCCCAGCCCTTCCCCGGGATTGGGTGCATGGGGGCCACCATGGCCAGCCTCTACCATCTGCTCCACCGGGACTACTTCCTGGCCTTGG GGCATTGTTCCGTGAACACTGAGAGCCTGGACTTTATCCTGTTCCAGTCCCAGAGTGAACAGGCCGTGGTCATCATTGTTAGGGGTGCCCAAGAGGCCACATACGCGGTTCCGGGCGCACCCTGCCTCATTCTCCTGAAGTGCAGGGGCTTCGTGCACCTGGCGCTGCGGCACGG CGCCTCCCTGGTGCCGATGTATTCCTTCGGGGagaataatgtcttcaaagtgAAGGCTTTTGACCAAGACTCCTGGCAGCTCCTGTGCCAGATGGCCTTCAAGAAGCTCACGCACATTGCCCCATGCCTCTTCTGGG GCAGCTTCTTCTCGGCCAACTCCTGGGGCCTACTGCCCTTCGCGAAGCCCGTCACCACGGTGG TGGGTCGCCCCATCCCGGTGCCCCGGTGCCTCAACCCTACCGAAGAGAAAGTCAGCCACTATCACGCGCTCTGCTTGAACGCTCTGGAGCAACTGTCTGAGGAGCACAAGGAAAGCTGTGGTGCCCCTGCTTCTACCCACCTCACCTTCGTGTAG
- the LOC101416033 gene encoding 2-acylglycerol O-acyltransferase 2-B-like encodes MAGSLHDPPASSLRRALQVAAVLQWVFSFLGLAQVGLALLLLALLGRAWALALLYLLWLFRDRHTPGAGGRRSAWVGDWTVWRHFRDYFPISLVKTAELDLSRNYLLGFHPHRVLMIGAFGNFCTEASGFWRLPGLRPHLLCLLAPSCTHRRPPPLPQRPTRHPTPCTPTRTPGLVSSGKASVAYLLSLPGGGQVVVLAVGGPLEALEANPGALSLRIHNQKGLVKLELEHGASLVPVFSLGENQLFRQVPTPPGSRERRAQEALRELRGVALPLFYGRRGLLLPFRSPVHTVGEPRPLAPRRPRRPACRRRSGGWGLKPRLRAPGDPAGLAPQPGPLAAAPADLWPRGTGRERLSPSLLGRDPNDRPLSPRVGSAVGTPIPVRRTPRPSRAQVAALHALYLQQLTQLFPQRKARYGVPAHRHLVLI; translated from the exons ATGGCCGGCTCCCTCCATGACCCGCCAGCCTCCTCTCTCAGGAGGGCTCTTCAAGTGGCCGCTGTCCTGCAGTGGGTCTTCTCCTTCTTGGGGCTGG CCCAGGTGGGCCTGGCCCTGCTCCTGCTGGCGCTTCTGGGCCGGGCCTGGGCCCTGGCACTGCTCTACCTGCTCTGGCTCTTCAGAGATAGACACACACCCGGGGCTGGAGGCCGCCGCTCCGCCTGGGTCGGTGACTGGACGGTTTGGAGACATTTTCGGGATTACTTCCCCATCTCG CTGGTGAAAACCGCAGAGTTGGATCTCTCCCGAAACTACCTGTTGGGTTTCCACCCTCACCGGGTGCTGATGATCGGGGCCTTTGGCAACTTCTGCACAGAGGCCTCGGGCTTCTGGCGCCTCCCCGGCCTCCGGCCACACCTGCTC TGTCTCCTGGCCCCCAGCTGTACCCACCGGAGGCCCCCGCCCTTGCCTCAAAGACCCAcccgccaccccaccccctgcaccCCTACCCGCACCCCAGGTCTGGTCTCCTCAGGCAAGGCCAGTGTCGCCTACCTGTTGTCCCTGCCGGGGGGCGGCCAGGTGGTCGTCCTGGCTGTGGGAGGGCCCCTGGAAGCCCTGGAGGCAAACCCCGGAGCGCTGAGCCTGCGGATCCACAACCAGAAGGGGTTGGTCAAGCTGGAGCTGGAACACGG GGCCTCCCTGGTGCCGGTCTTCTCGCTCGGGGAGAACCAGCTCTTCCGCCAGGTCCCCACCCCGCCGGGCTCGCGGGAGCGGCGGGCGCAGGAGGCGCTGCGGGAGCTGCGGGGCGTGGCGCTGCCGCTCTTCTACGGGCGCCGCGGCCTCCTGCTGCCCTTCCGCTCGCCCGTCCACACCGTCGGTGAGCCCCGGCCCCTGGCCCCGCGTCGCCCCCGTCGCCCCGCCTGCAGGAGAAGGTCGGGGGGTTGGGGCCTGAAACCCCGGCTCCGGGCCCCAGGGGACCCCGCGGGCCTCGCCCCGCAGCCCGGCCCCTTGGCAGCCGCCCCCGCTGACCTCTGGCCCCGGGGGACGGGGAGGGAGCGGCTCTCGCCCTCCCTGCTGGGGCGGGATCCCAACGACCGCCCCCTCTCGCCTCGCGTCGGGTCCGCAGTGGGGACCCCGATTCCGGTGCGGCGGACGCCGCGGCCCAGCCGCGCACAGGTGGCCGCGCTCCACGCGCTCTACCTGCAGCAGCTCACGCAGCTCTTCCCGCAGCGCAAGGCGCGCTACGGCGTCCCCGCGCACCGCCACCTTGTCCTCATCTAG
- the PLOD3 gene encoding multifunctional procollagen lysine hydroxylase and glycosyltransferase LH3 → MASSGPGLRLLLWLLLLLLPPSPPPVAAATDRPRGSDPVNPEKLLVITVATAETEGYRRFLRSADFFNYTVRTLGLGEEWRGGDVARTVGGGQKVRWLKKEMEKYADRQDMVIMFVDSYDVLLAGSPAELLRKFVQSGSRLLFSAEGFCWPEWGLADQYPEVGTGKRFLNSGGFIGFAPTIHQLVRQWKYKDNDDDQLFYTHLYLDPGLREKLNLKLDHKSRIFQNLNGALDEVVLKFDRNRVRIRNVAYDTLPVVVHGNGPTKLQLNYLGNYVPNGWTPEGGCAFCNQDRRTLPGGQPPPRVLLAVFVEQPTPFLPRFLQRLLLLDYPPDRVTLFLHNSEVYHEPHVADWWPQLRDHFSAVKLVGPEEALSPGEARDMAMDSCRQDPKCDFYFSLDADAVITNRQTLRLLIEDNRKVIAPMLSRHGKLWSNFWGALSPDEYYARSEDYVELVQRKRVGVWNVPYISQAYVIRGQTLRAELPQREVFSGSDADPDMAFCRSLRDKGIFLHLSNQHEFGRLLATSRYDTDHLHPDLWQIFDNPLDWKEQYIHENYSWALEGKGFVEQPCPDVYWFPLLSEQMCDELVEEMEHYGQWSGGRHEDSRLAGGYENVPTVDIHMKQVGYEDQWLQLLRTYVGPMTESLFPGYHTKTRAVMNFVVRYRPDEQPSLRPHHDSSTFTLNVALNHKGLDYEGGGCRFLRYDCVISSPRKGWGLLHPGRLTHYHEGLPTTRGTRYIMVSFVDP, encoded by the exons ATGGCCTCCTCGGGCCCGGGGCTCCGGCTTCTgctctggctgctgctgctgctgctgccgccgtCGCCGCCTCCTGTGGCCGCGGCCACCGACCGTCCCCGGGGCAGCGACCCGGTCAACCCAG AGAAGCTGCTGGTGATCACCGTGGCCACCGCGGAGACGGAGGGGTACCGGCGCTTCCTGCGCTCTGCCGACTTCTTCAACTACACCGTGAGG accctgggcctgggagAGGAGTGGCGAGGGGGCGACGTGGCAAGGACGGTTGGCGGAGGCCAGAAGGTCAGGTGGCtgaagaaggaaatggagaagTACGCTGACCGGCAGGACATGGTCATCATGTTTGTGGACAG CTACGACGTGCTTCTGGCGGGCAGCCCCGCGGAGCTGCTGAGGAAGTTCGTGCAGAGTGGCAGCCGCCTGCTCTTCTCTGCCGAGGGCTTCTGCTGGCCCGAGTGGGGGCTGGCGGACCAGTACCCTGAGGTGGGCACCGGAAAGCGCTTCCTCAACTCCGGCG GGTTCATCGGCTTCGCCCCCACCATCCACCAGCTCGTGCGCCAGTGGAAGTACAAGGACAACGACGATGACCAGCTCTTCTACACCCACCTCTACCTGGACCCGGGACTGAGG GAGAAACTCAACCTCAAGCTGGACCATAAATCCCGGATCTTCCAGAATCTCAACGGGGCTTTGG ACGAGGTGGTTTTAAAATTCGACCGGAACCGCGTGCGAATCCGGAACGTGGCCTACGACACGCTCCCTGTGGTGGTCCATGGCAACGGTCCCACCAAG CTCCAGCTGAATTACCTGGGAAACTACGTCCCCAATGGCTGGACGCCCGAGGGTGGCTGTGCGTTCTGCAACCAGGACCGGAGAACACTCCCGGGGGGGCAG CCTCCCCCCCGGGTGCTTCTGGCCGTGTTTGTGGAACAGCCGACCCCGTTTCTGCCCCGCTTCCTGCAGCGGCTACTGCTTCTGGACTACCCCCCTGACAGGGTCACCCTCTTCCTGCACAACAGC GAGGTGTACCATGAGCCTCATGTGGCAGACTGGTGGCCCCAGCTCCGGGACCACTTCTCGGCTGTGAAGCTGGTGGGGCCAGAGGAGGCCCTGAGCCCCGGCGAGGCCCGAGACATGGCCAT GGACAGCTGCCGGCAGGACCCCAAGTGTGACTTCTACTTCAGCCTGGACGCTGACGCCGTCATCACCAACCGGCAGACCCTGCGACTCCTCATCGAAGACAACAG GAAGGTGATAGCCCCCATGCTGTCCCGCCACGGCAAGCTGTGGTCCAACTTCTGGGGGGCCCTGAGCCCCGACGAGTACTACGCCCGCTCCGAGGACTACGTGGAGCTGGTGCAGCGGAAGCGAGT GGGCGTGTGGAACGTGCCCTACATATCCCAGGCGTACGTGATCCGCGGGCAGACCCTGAGGGCGGAGCTGCCCCAGCGGGAGGTGTTCTCGGGCAGCGACGCCGACCCAGACATGGCCTTCTGCAGGAGCCTCCGCGACAAG GGCATCTTCCTCCACCTCAGCAACCAGCACGAATTTGGCCGGCTCCTGGCCACCTCCCGGTACGACACCGACCACTTACACCCCGACCTCTGGCAGATCTTCGACAACCCCCTC gactgGAAGGAACAGTACATTCACGAGAACTACAGCTGGGCCCTGGAAGGGAAGGGGTTTGTGGAACAG ccGTGCCCAGACGTATACTGGTTCCCACTGCTGTCGGAGCAGATGTGCGATGAGCTGGTGGAGGAGATGGAGCACTACGGCCAGTGGTCGGGGGGCCGGCACGAG GACTCCAGGCTGGCTGGGGGCTACGAGAACGTGCCCACCGTGGACATCCACATGAAGCAGGTGGGCTACGAGGACCAGTGGCTGCAGCTGCTGAGGACGTACGTGGGGCCCATGACCGAGAGCCTCTTCCCGGGCTACCACACCAAG ACCCGGGCCGTGATGAACTTCGTGGTCCGCTACCGGCCCGACGAGCAGCCCTCCCTGCGGCCGCACCACGACTCCTCCACCTTCACCCTCAACGTCGCCCTCAACCACAAGGGCCTGGATTACGAG ggaggggGCTGCCGCTTCCTGCGCTACGACTGCGTGATCTCGTCCCCGCGGAAGGGCTGGGGGCTCCTGCACCCGGGCCGCCTCACCCACTACCACGAGGGGCTGCCCACGACGCGGGGCACCCGCTACATCATGGTGTCCTTCGTTGACCCCTGA